The following nucleotide sequence is from Alteromonas sp. V450.
ACAAGATCCTAATTACGCCGCACTGCTTTTAGGCTTTGGCTTGTCGAACACCAAAACCCTAACGGGCCAAGTTGGCAGTGCGTTGGGCATTGATGACTTCAGCCTAAGCACCAACGAGAACATGCTGTCAGTGACAGGGCAAATTAATGAACGATTATCAGTAGAGTACAACGTAGATGTTGGCTTGAGTAACAACGACGCTAACAGCACGCTACGCCGTAGGCAATTACCACCTGATTTAGCGCTAAAGTATCAATTGTTGCCTAGCTTGTACTTAGAAGCGATTCAAACCACATTGGAAGATCAATCTGAATTTGCCTTAGATCTCTATTATGAGTTTTTCTTGGGCGATAACAGAGTCCAAAAAGATAATGATGAAGACAACAGTGATCCTAACGATACCGATGTAAATGCAGAGCAAACGCTGAAAGATAACTGAGGCGCACCCAGTGTTAGTCGTAACACATCAGTAAAATGTACGTGAAGCTGCCATTGGATAATTGTAATTCCTAAGGCAGCTATGAGCGTGCAACGGACGCTCACAGTTCATAATTTTATTACTGAGAATTCTCAGTAAATCCCCAGATACACACAAATAACTTAGCTAACATTTTGATATAACAAAATAAAGTGAGCTTCTCATCATTGGATATTACTATGAAGTTTCAGTAATACCTCAATAAGGTTAGTTTTAAGCGTAAGCTGTATTATTAACAATTTGAATTATTAGACTTTTCTGGTAATTTGAATAGAAAATCGTAGACAGATATTACTGAGACATCTAAATAATAATCTGTTAGCTGCTTAATGCAGTAGCAATCCATTTCTTATAATCTGAATTATCGGAAGTAAAATTTAAAATTAATAGGACGTATAAATGAAAGTATTTTTGTTATTTATAATAATAATTCTCACAGGTTGCAGTGACCCTCAAGGTGAGATAGAAAAGCTAGGTATTCCATATACTCAAAAATCTTTTTTCGAGCAAGCCGTTTATAAAAAAGATACAAATTTGATAAAGCTTTTTTTGAATGCTGGCTTGTCTGTTGAGGCCACAGATGAAAGTGGAGATACAGCACTTATTAACGCTGCTATAAGAAATGATTTTGAAAGCATAAAAATGCTTATTAAAGAGTTTGATGCTAATGTACATACAAAAAACAAATATGGACGTGATGCCTTAGCTGCATTTTTAGATAATAATATTAAAGACTTTTCATCTATCAAAAAAATAACTCCATTTATGTTAGAACATGGAGCAACTTTAGATACATACTCCAATACAAAGAATAACTCTTTAGAAAAATTAACTCGAATTCATGATAACTACTATACAAAGGAAGCACATATTCCTTTATTAGCCCAATTCTTTGAGTGGGGGTATGATATTAACAAAAATATAAAGTCTTCATACTATATCGGTGGGCAAAGAATTCCATTAAATACTTATATGGATGCAGCGATTTCCGCCTTAGACTTTGAGTTAATTGATTTATTAATAGAAAAAGGAGCTAAATTTCAAAAGCATGAAGCTTTAGTAAATATATACAGATCACTTTATTACGACCAAGCAATAAGAAAATTACCTAAAAAGTATCAAGGTGATATGTCTGAGCACACTAAAAGAGCAATGCAGACGATTTCTGAAATAGCAAAAGGTTTAAAAGCATTTGAACCTGATATTTTATTTAAAATGAAATATGACAGAGATACAGTTGGTGTTTGGATGATAGAACCAATCAAACTAGCAATTGAAAAAGGCATCGATATTAATAAAATACCTTATGGTGAAAACCCATATTGGAGAGACAACAAAGCCTTACCAATCACACATAAACTTATTTCTAGCTCAAGATATTTCGAACCAGTTAAACCATTAATAACTGAATTACTTAAAATAGGAGCGGA
It contains:
- a CDS encoding ankyrin repeat domain-containing protein; translation: MKVFLLFIIIILTGCSDPQGEIEKLGIPYTQKSFFEQAVYKKDTNLIKLFLNAGLSVEATDESGDTALINAAIRNDFESIKMLIKEFDANVHTKNKYGRDALAAFLDNNIKDFSSIKKITPFMLEHGATLDTYSNTKNNSLEKLTRIHDNYYTKEAHIPLLAQFFEWGYDINKNIKSSYYIGGQRIPLNTYMDAAISALDFELIDLLIEKGAKFQKHEALVNIYRSLYYDQAIRKLPKKYQGDMSEHTKRAMQTISEIAKGLKAFEPDILFKMKYDRDTVGVWMIEPIKLAIEKGIDINKIPYGENPYWRDNKALPITHKLISSSRYFEPVKPLITELLKIGADPSIEVASRRNSGYSFSEHTALTLTCDRVFSKSKPNFCVNKSLIEYNSYFLN